In Clostridium sp. 'White wine YQ', the DNA window ATGCCGAAATTGCATTATTCAAATCATCAACAGAACTTCCTGAATTATTAACTATATCAGCAAATGGTTGATATAATTGTTTTTCACTAGCCATAAGAGATGATTTTGCACTGTTTGCTTGAGCTTGTACTTGTTTTACAACTACCATCTGTTCATCTTTTTTACTATTTAATTCAACTAATTTAACTTGATTATCTGCATTTAATTTTTTAAGCTGTTCAGTCTTATTCTGTAAGTCAGCAATCTTATCATCATACTCTTTCTTTTTAGAGTCTAAGTCATCGATAATCTTTTTATCTAAACTCATTAACTTTCCAATTGCTTCAGCTTTAGCAACAAAATCACCTAAGCTATTAGAACTAAGTAACACAGCAATATAACTGCTTTCTCCACCAGACTTATAGATTTCTCTCATTCTAGTACCAAATACTTTTTCCTTTTCCTCTAAGTCCTTTTTTGTGGATTCGATTTCTTTTTTATTTTTATCAATCTGGTTTTGAGTATCCTTAATTTCTTTATTATTTTTATCTACTTCAGTTTGTATAGGTTCTATTTGAGCTTCTATTGCATAAACTTTACTCGTTAAGTCGTCTAATTTATTTGAAATATCTGAATACGTCGCGTTTTTGTCATTTAATTCTTGTTGTTGTTTATCAGTCAAAGGTACCGCTAATGCTTGTACACCCGTCCCTAACACTAGTGTTGCTGTCAATAGAACAGAAATAACCTTTCTTTTCATATCACCATAATGGTATTATTGACAAGTCAATAACCACCACTTCCCCCTTTCGTCTTTTAAACGTCATTGTTATTATACCATTTTTCCAAATTCACCTCAATGTTAATATATTACATTTTTCATTTAATATATTAATTTTTTTACTTATTTTAGCAGTTTTCTTTTATTATTAACTTTTTATAAACAACGTTTTATTTTATTTTTCAACATAAAAGGATGTTAAAGTTAATATTATATAAATTAACTCTAACATCCTCATTCACACTATTTTAAGTATATTTATCTCACTCTTCTTGCAGTGACAAAATGATATATAGGTCCTTGGATAACACCTACTCCAGGCATTGAAGCATGTATCATCTGTCCTCCACCAACATAAATTCCGACGTGTCCATTACCGTTGGTGAATACTAAATCTCCAGCTTGTAATTCTGAGTAACTTACTGGCGTACCATAATTAACTTGGTCCCAAGTAGTTCTTGGTAATCCTATTCCAAAATGCCTATAGACATATTGAACAAGACCAGAACAATCAAAACTATACGGCGGATTCCCTGGACTCACATAACGAGCTCCAATAAACTGTGTTGCATAACTTACTACATCTAAATTGCTTCCTGATATTCCACCTCTATTTATCAGATCATCTTGTACACAGTTTCCTGATTCAATTCTACTTCTTGCTATATCTATTAGATTTGCAATTTCACTATCAACTTCAGGAGTTTTAATATTCTTTCGAATATTCTTTAAAATGTTAATCACATTACTTAAGTCAGATGCCTTACTGGTAGGACTATTGACAGTTGGTTCGTATGCCTTATATTCAAGTCTCTCCAGTGGTGCTAAATCCTTAGCTATTATCTCCATCTTACTTTTTACTTCATCTACATAAACATTTTGCTCATCTTGTTTCTTACCAAGTTCTTCAATCTTAACTTGATTATCCTTATTTAATTTTTCTAGTTCTTTATTTTTATCTTCCATTTCACTTATTTTGTTGGCACACTCTTCCTTTTTATCATTTAGTTCATCAATTACTTTTTTATCCATAGACATTAGTTTACTTATAGCTTCTGCCTTAGAGATAAAATCGCCGATGCTTTTAGCATTAAGTAATACTATAATGTAACTTTTTTCTCCCCCTGATTTATATAGTTGTCTTAATCTTACTCCAAAATTTTTTTCCTTTACTTCTAAGTCATTTTTAGTCTTTTCAATATCCTTGTTCAATTCATTAATTTCATTTTTGATATTTGATATTTCACTATTGTTTTTATCAATATCAACTTGAACTTCTTGTATATTTTTCACTATCCCATCTACTTTGTTTTGAAGTTCATTTAATTCATCTTGCGCCTTAGAATATTGGGAGGAAGATTCATCATATTGTTGCTGTTGTTCTTTTGTAAATATCGGTTCAGCAAATACCGGTGTATTACCACCTATTAAAAACACAGCAGTTATTAATAATGTAACTCCTTTTTTATTAGAAAATATACTGCGTTTTTTCTTATCTAACATGCTAAAACCTCCTTTCACTACCTATTGTAATATTATACCATTTATTAAATTTTTATCCAATGGTTACATAATATTAAATTTAGTAAATTTGTCCATAATATTTAAGAAGACGTTTTTTTCAATAAGCAATACTAATACTAAACTTGATTAGTAAAAATATTCGTATTACAATATTACTATGCTTAAAATAAGCTATTTATAATTAATTTAGCTATGGGTTTTGAATATTAAACGAAATTTATAACTTTAGGCTCCTTTATATATAGGGGCTCTGCCTAATACCTATAATTTAAGTAGTTAAAATTGAAACCTTGTATTAAGGGAGGATACTAAATTTGTATAAATTCACAGAAGTTCAAGAAAGTGATATTAATGATTTTAATAAAAT includes these proteins:
- a CDS encoding C40 family peptidase — protein: MLDKKKRSIFSNKKGVTLLITAVFLIGGNTPVFAEPIFTKEQQQQYDESSSQYSKAQDELNELQNKVDGIVKNIQEVQVDIDKNNSEISNIKNEINELNKDIEKTKNDLEVKEKNFGVRLRQLYKSGGEKSYIIVLLNAKSIGDFISKAEAISKLMSMDKKVIDELNDKKEECANKISEMEDKNKELEKLNKDNQVKIEELGKKQDEQNVYVDEVKSKMEIIAKDLAPLERLEYKAYEPTVNSPTSKASDLSNVINILKNIRKNIKTPEVDSEIANLIDIARSRIESGNCVQDDLINRGGISGSNLDVVSYATQFIGARYVSPGNPPYSFDCSGLVQYVYRHFGIGLPRTTWDQVNYGTPVSYSELQAGDLVFTNGNGHVGIYVGGGQMIHASMPGVGVIQGPIYHFVTARRVR
- a CDS encoding C40 family peptidase, with product MKRKVISVLLTATLVLGTGVQALAVPLTDKQQQELNDKNATYSDISNKLDDLTSKVYAIEAQIEPIQTEVDKNNKEIKDTQNQIDKNKKEIESTKKDLEEKEKVFGTRMREIYKSGGESSYIAVLLSSNSLGDFVAKAEAIGKLMSLDKKIIDDLDSKKKEYDDKIADLQNKTEQLKKLNADNQVKLVELNSKKDEQMVVVKQVQAQANSAKSSLMASEKQLYQPFADIVNNSGSSVDDLNNAISALRGIRNAKQVKTDASDKAIVDLIEKAKTLVKQKQAASNYTPSRGGGSTPTASSSAIVSYGYNFIGRPYVWGATGPDAFDCSGLVQYVYRHFGINLPRTTYDQVNVGSPVSYGDLQPGDIVFTNGIGHVGIYVGGGQMLHASMPGVGVIVGPIYHFVTARRI